A genomic stretch from Mycosarcoma maydis chromosome 3, whole genome shotgun sequence includes:
- a CDS encoding uncharacterized protein (related to BLM10 - proteasome activator subunit), with product MDDDDVLEVDSPMEPAIDIDEDEDEEVPILSLDGVPQPAKRLKPENRNLQLDYPNSLPYTCETLEEFDARLDHIIRRLIDCVRTKDYDIGLVQWNHRLQCLLSLKYPILRKTRARLARLYYELAVLPGLNTRCIELAANMCMTLIENKKKCDIKDLVLPWRPLYNILEKELFPKRRRTGLTNIADVLLDLAETAQRFFPPSEADDMLQTFLPKMDGSNLNSVIATQAFLVHFLPISHPQRWLPTMFRLWESFNSSLFDDQMLDLLARLAEMHVTDPLISSASSARKAGSLAEATVWPEVQPAEAASAPKADSDEPMHVEDSSQLSEANDSAATSGTASPSGQLGLFSQIGIFTEQQYSLIMTKCLKSAGLPVGSSKAANAALMAQSASVRSGPDAAASGATLKMKKPSDRLRSFAVIIAYSIAKDGPSVGESAPASDVPTPAEKCSPSPSGAKRPVATYPAGSKALDHLAKFVQATESYFHPSNWGMWQISLSNLVQQIMFEFLKRAKEEERPQCKTPQQYRLTSEMKTELVSILRTVCLLSMFSKDPLTIAASQASLKRMAILAPEMVFPAVLDRAFNSLEALETTHRTNAVITALSTLSPVFTSRQLYRAGGKHLVPLLQLCIPGIDLNDPMKTMSTCMFVLLATLSIRIDDLTRPEAYADDEEAFEAIPDQPELKVDAAETSATAEDDAILASPEQEDYQLRISTADFDAWISAFFQRVLSLFETLPEEGKGGRTGGKSEEQVINMIMAASDAVCRAMSPYLLQRSFDKIADYCATTVSATSARVIGSLVGCFARADSKMVLKRLVPQCIANIRTEIANGASSTRTTSTSLPAPSDAALHWNLSVLTGVLNGPGENLLAYKDDLIAILQLITTHCKSERGYSSGAKLVQKVISSLTTVYPREQRFVNQETWESEAFAKRSHLFWGKMYDEKSVKINWHQPSDAEIGMTLELLDRIVIPALDKVEALQMEALSRDKAWSNDFCRYLMVVRMGLVGMPTMIEEDEVGDGQPAMDLGDEVPEFVEIPPRFRSHFCLVDRQDARYQKVAAFKLRCGEVLHLAAQSTQNSGAEDQIDCVKMLVRSIRSYLTCYSFNSEDYKAHMRSLSFFRNVAKLYAKQKAFPRVLFIRRAAFYNTSRARLNSFHRKRRPLTDKLILHILEFCMSNYVGIRQTAQNTLDTIGGVYDGTWILCLPKLIEAVQPGVPDDRMKGALYVLGGKGASYLCITDARFSVDYITSLLHAQHHSKPSIQKLVRGIINDFIVRFAEPSTLTVKVDSFALNEAADILERALPADLQTPDAKLIEAVAAKRRLRLARIDDLHKNLTAEALDFAQKETTHWAFSIFAARLLRALVRKDRPLPKEPATYLAEQMISENPKMRHCAQAAVTKILYYIKLRTLAPTDEDLLLGQSKNPLKHSEKLPTPVSSEWTQQYIAAFAEPLTPDSKLRDKPSQGWLVWGQEEDVYNPPPADGVVFDWDPKSQPAMAAVRTILTQESWWQSFCRHLSQEKERDYPGSDSVTLLKSIFQIFGVELLPFIQTTTEQYILEKDRHRHRAAAELICGVYRGAKHWNMKDQAKLWSWLETLLPKIFEGCTPDSQPAWQSCIEYMLQARDPRRALPLIRYVVQAARDNIGKDNSTASPWEQAKAQNLLRGAMISMNLQFTPFGADEFINIYSQNFDNHFQEVRSVISEGLADLELLQVYPSFGSVELMLNACSTGHGSLLSRPELYSGRLETLSQQLVQWRSERKPTAEGTSQYDRAAMTALLWISTTMGDHRNSALAGEVIKYIPDIFGMLELHDNKELSALARAVLTKISTYPFTTEYAGRLIETLLEVTRSSVDSWRARLDSLAVLQVMYFQNLFYLDEKLVNSIVELLLELLSDKHLEVREMAATTLSGIVRCSQRRLIKTLKNRFTKTVSSTLVPKRGDANYDSQLLKLHSGILGASALLAAFPYEVPDWMPSLIVETVAQHTDDPVPISTTVRKCAADFKRTHQDTWSEDQHKFGDYLAEVNDFTLGQERLLRLICCVTFTRPHV from the coding sequence AACAGAAACTTGCAGCTCGACTATCCTAACAGCCTACCCTACACCTGCGAGACTCTTGAGGAGTTCGAtgctcgtctcgaccaCATCATTCGCAGGCTGATCGACTGCGTGCGCACCAAGGACTACGACATTGGTCTTGTCCAGTGGAACCATCGGCTGCAATGCCTTTTGTCGCTGAAATACCCCATCCTCCGAAAGACGAGAGCCAGGCTTGCTCGGCTCTACTACGAGCTAGCTGTGCTCCCTGGGCTCAACACACGATGCATCGAGCTGGCTGCCAATATGTGCATGACGCTCATCGAGAACAAAAAGAAATGCGACATCAAGGACCTTGTTTTACCATGGAGGCCGCTCTACAACATTCTCGAAAAGGAGCTATTCCCTAAGCGTCGCAGGACCGGGCTGACCAATATCGCCGACGTtctcctcgacctcgcAGAGACTGCTCAGCGCTTCTTTCCACCCAGCGAGGCAGATGACATGCTGCAAACTTTCTTGCCCAAGATGGACGGCTCCAACCTCAACTCGGTCATTGCGACACAGGCTTTCCTCGTGCACTTCCTGCCCATCAGCCACCCGCAACGATGGCTCCCCACCATGTTTCGCCTGTGGGAGAGCTTCAATTCATCCCTGTTCGACGATcagatgctcgatctgctcgctcgtctgGCCGAGATGCACGTCACGGATCCTTTGATAAGCTCAGCTTCGTCTGCTCGAAAGgctggctcgcttgcgGAAGCGACAGTGTGGCCAGAGGTTCAGCCTGCCgaagcagcttcagcaCCGAAAGCCGACAGCGATGAGCCAATGCACGTGGAAGACTCATCGCAACTCTCGGAAGCAAACGACTCTGCTGCAACGTCGGGCACAGCCAGCCCATCAGGCCAACTCGGCCTCTTCAGCCAAATCGGTATCTTTACAGAGCAGCAGTACTCGCTCATCATGACAAAGTGCCTCAAATCTGCTGGCCTTCCCGTCGGCTCGTCCAAAGCGGCCAATGCCGCTCTCATGGCCCAGTCTGCCAGTGTTCGAAGCGGTCCAGATGCCGCAGCGTCTGGCGCTACACtcaagatgaagaagcCCTCAGATCGTCTCCGGTCCTTTGCTGTCATTATTGCTTACTCGATAGCAAAAGACGGGCCAAGCGTTGGTGAGTCCGCACCGGCATCGGATGTTCCAACCCCTGCAGAAAAATGCTCGCCTAGTCCATCAGGTGCCAAAAGACCAGTCGCCACCTATCCAGCTGGCtccaaggcgctcgaccATCTTGCCAAGTTTGTTCAGGCCACTGAGAGCTACTTTCACCCTTCCAACTGGGGCATGTGGCAGATTTCGCTCTCCAACCTGGTACAGCAGATCATGTTTGAATTTCTCAAGCGTGCGAAAGAGGAAGAACGTCCACAGTGCAAGACACCTCAGCAGTACCGTCTCACCAGCGAGATGAAGACCGAGTTGGTCTCGATTCTCCGCACGGTCTGTTTGCTTTCCATGTTCTCCAAGGATCCGCTCACCATTGCGGCGTCGCAAGCCAGTTTGAAGAGGATGGCCATCCTCGCGCCAGAGATGGTCTTTCCGGCCGTGTTGGATCGCGCTTTCAACTCGCTAGAGGCGCTGGAGACTACTCACCGCACCAACGCCGTTATCACGGCGCTCTCGACCCTTTCGCCCGTCTTCACGTCTCGTCAATTGTATCGAGCCGGTGGCAAGCATCTGGTGCCGCTCTTACAACTCTGCATTCCTGGTATCGACCTCAACGATCCCATGAAGACCATGAGCACATGCATGTTCGTCCTGTTGGCGACCCTTTCGATTCGTATTGATGATTTGACGAGGCCAGAGGCTTatgccgacgacgaagaggcgtTCGAGGCGATCCCAGATCAACCAGAGCTGAAAGTGGACGCTGCCGAAACTTCGGCGACAGCTGAGGACGATGCGATCCTGGCTTCGCCTGAGCAGGAGGACTACCAGTTGCGCATCAGCACCGCCGACTTTGATGCGTGGATCTCGGCCTTCTTCCAGAGAGTCCTGTCTCTCTTTGAGACGCTTCCAGAGGAGGGCAAGGGCGGGCGAACGGGTGGAAAGTCCGAAGAACAAGTGATCAACATGATCATGGCCGCTTCTGACGCCGTCTGTCGCGCGATGAGTCCATATTTGTTGCAGAGGTCGTTTGACAAGATTGCAGACTATTGCGCAACCACGGTGTCTGCCACATCGGCACGCGTCATCGGCTCGCTGgtcggctgcttcgctcGTGCGGACAGTAAAATGGTGCTCAAGAGGCTCGTGCCGCAGTGCATCGCCAACATCCGTACCGAGATCGCCAACGGGgccagctcgactcggaccaccagcaccagtcTACCAGCGCCAAGCGACGCGGCATTACACTGGAACCTTAGTGTACTGACGGGAGTCTTGAATGGACCCGGCGAGAACCTGCTAGCTTACAAGGACGACTTGATCGCGATATTGCAGCTTATCACAACCCATTGCAAGAGCGAAAGGGGCTACTCCTCGGGAGCCAAGCTGGTTCAAAAAGTCATCTCATCGCTGACAACCGTTTATCCAAGGGAACAACGGTTTGTCAACCAAGAGACGTGGGAGAGCGAAGCGTTCGCCAAGCGGTCCCATCTCTTCTGGGGGAAAATGTACGACGAGAAGAGTGTCAAGATCAACTGGCACCAGCCCTcggatgccgagatcggcatgacgctcgagctgctcgaccgcATTGTGATCCCAGCTTTGGACAAAGTGGAAGCACTTCAAATGGAAGCGCTTTCGAGGGACAAAGCTTGGTCCAACGACTTTTGCCGCTACCTGATGGTGGTAAGGATGGGGCTGGTCGGCATGCCGACTATGATTGAAGAGGATGAAGTCGGAGACGGACAACCGGCTATGGACCTGGGCGATGAAGTTCCCGAATTCGTTGAGATCCCGCCGCGCTTCCGCTCGCATTTTTGCTTGGTCGAccgtcaagatgctcgcTACCAGAAGGTAGCCGCGTTCAAATTGCGATGCGGCGAAGTTCTGCATCTCGCCGCTCAAAGCACGCAGAACTCAGGAGCAGAGGACCAGATCGATTGCGTCAAGATGCTTGTCCGATCGATCCGTTCATACCTCACCTGCTACAGCTTCAACAGTGAGGACTACAAGGCTCACATGCGCTCCCTCAGCTTCTTCCGCAATGTCGCCAAGCTGTATGCCAAACAGAAGGCTTTTCCACGCGTGCTCTTCATTCGCCGCGCGGCCTTCTACAACACGAGTCGAGCAAGGCTGAACAGCTTCCATCGCAAGCGAAGGCCATTGACGGACAAATTGATCCTGCATATCCTCGAATTTTGTATGTCTAACTATGTCGGCATTCGACAGACGGCACAAAACACACTCGACACCATTGGAGGCGTCTACGATGGCACTTGGATTCTCTGCTTGCCTAAGCTCATCGAGGCCGTTCAGCCTGGCGTGCCTGACGACAGGATGAAAGGTGCGCTGTACGTACTGGGTGGAAAAGGTGCTTCGTACCTTTGCATTACGGACGCACgcttcagcgtcgactACATCACGAGCCTTCTTCATGCTCAACATCACTCCAAGCCTTCAATACAAAAGCTGGTGCGTGGCATCATTAACGATTTCATCGTCCGTTTTGCCGAACCTTCAACCCTGACAGTCAAGGTCGACTCGTTTGCGCTCAACGAGGCCGCCGACATTTTGGAGCGTGCACTGCCTGCTGATCTGCAGACACCAGACGCAAAGCTCATCGAGGCTGTGGCGGCCAAGCGACGCCTCCGTCTTGCTAGAATCGACGACTTGCACAAGAATCTTACCGCCGAAGCGTTAGACTTTGCACAAAAGGAGACGACACACTGGGCTTTCTCGATTTTTGCAGCTCGGCTGTTGAGGGCGTTGGTACGCAAGGATAGGCCGTTGCCCAAAGAGCCTGCGACGTATTTGGCAGAGCAGATGATCTCCGAAAATCCAAAAATGCGCCACTGTGCTCAGGCGGCTGTTACCAAGATCCTCTACTACATCAAGCTGCGTACGCTCGCTCCAACGGACGAGGACCTCTTGCTTGGCCAAAGCAAGAACCCGCTCAAGCATTCAGAAAAGCTTCCCACACCCGTTTCGAGCGAATGGACACAGCAATACATTGCGGCCTTCGCCGAGCCCTTGACACCAGACAGCAAGCTGCGTGACAAGCCATCACAGGGTTGGCTCGTTTGGGGCCAAGAGGAGGATGTGTACAATCCACCGCCTGCGGACGGCGTTGTGTTTGACTGGGACCCCAAATCTCAGCCGGCCATGGCTGCAGTGCGCACCATACTCACGCAAGAGTCTTGGTGGCAATCGTTCTGCCGTCATCTATCACAGGAGAAGGAACGGGATTATCCTGGGAGCGACTCGGTTACGCTGCTCAAGTCCATCTTCCAGAtcttcggcgtcgagctgctgccattcATCCAAACAACGACGGAACAGTACATTCTCGAGAAGGATCGACACAGGCATCGGGCTGCGGCTGAGCTCATCTGCGGTGTTTACCGCGGCGCCAAGCACTGGAACATGAAAGACCAGGCCAAGCTGTGGTCGTGGCTCGAGACTCTGTTGCCAAAGATCTTCGAGGGCTGTACACCCGACAGTCAACCAGCTTGGCAGTCATGCATCGAATACATGCTGCAGGCTCGCGATCCGCGTCGTGCTCTTCCGCTCATCCGATACGTTGTGCAGGCGGCTCGCGACAATATCGGCAAGGACAACAGCACGGCTAGTCCTTGGGAGCAGGCCAAAGCGCAGAATCTTTTGAGGGGAGCCATGATCTCGATGAACCTGCAGTTCACGCCCTTTGGAGCCGATGAGTTTATCAACATCTACTCGCAAAATTTCGACAACCACTTCCAAGAGGTCAGGAGCGTCATCAGCGAAGGGCTGGCCGAtttggagctgctgcaggtCTATCCATCGtttggcagcgtcgagctgatgctgaACGCTTGCAGCACAGGTCATGGGTCGTTGCTGTCGCGACCCGAGCTATACAGCGGCCGTTTGGAGACGCTGTCGCAGCAATTGGTGCAGTGGCGAAGCGAGAGGAAGCCGACAGCGGAAGGAACTTCCCAGTACGATCGTGCTGCTATGACGGCGCTGCTGTGGATTTCGACGACCATGGGCGACCATCGAAACAGTGCACTGGCAGGCGAAGTAATCAAGTACATCCCGGATATCTTTGgcatgctcgagctgcatgaTAACAAAGAGCTGTCTGCGCTTGCACGCGCCGTGTTGACCAAGATCTCGACTTATCCCTTTACGACAGAATATGCCGGCAGGCTGATCGAGACGCTACTTGAGGTGACTCGATCTTCGGTGGATTCGTGGCGGGCACGACTCGACTCGTTGGCTGTGCTGCAGGTGATGTACTTCCAGAATCTGTTCTACCTCGACGAGAAGCTGGTCAACTCGATCGTTgagttgctgctcgagcttctgaGCGACAAGCATCTCGAAGTACGCGAGATGGCAGCGACCACTCTGTCCGGCATCGTGCGCTGCTCTCAACGCCGACtgatcaagacgctcaagaacCGGTTTACTAAGACTGTTTCTTCCACCTTGGTGCCGAAGCGTGGCGATGCCAACTACGATTcacagctgctcaagcttcATTCGGGCATTTTGGGCGCGTCGGCGTTGCTAGCTGCTTTTCCCTACGAGGTGCCTGATTGGATGCCGAGTCTGATTGTCGAGACCGTGGCTCAGCATACAGATGACCCAGTGCCCATTTCGACCACGGTGAGGAAGTGCGCGGCCGACTTCAAGAGGACGCATCAGGATACGTGGTCAGAAGACCAGCACAAGTTCGGCGATTACCTGGCTGAAGTCAACGACTTCACCCTCGGGCAGGAGCGATTACTTCGCTTGATTTGTTGCGTGACGTTCACGAGACCTCATGTATAG
- a CDS encoding uncharacterized protein (related to VPS73 - protein involved in vacuolar protein sorting): MPTSSPPSRGDAKSSVTTRFRFVLLWILFSAANYGYGISELNALQPMLTCQVRSPSPSPSASVSVSASASPSSGCISLTEAQFGLVTSLFTLGGLISSFLISPLSKSLSWGRKTCITASASFGILGSLVLTFSSSLTGLGIGRFVQGIGSGIGVVIVPIFINEISPTALKGSIGVLNQFSIVLGIFVAQAIGASWLGSDGWWWRSVPGVSGALSLLQLLGSLTVGLESPGWLEGEGKKSWTMRANDEADEVRKVLWSAKEVQSWKEGRRSTGSNDDARSDEERQALLAGSEADASRANVSSMEVKVGLCTLFSDPELRPGTLLVMLTQLGQQLSGINAVLYYSVGILGSIVPSLAGSIGIVITLINIVMTFPPIWLIDERRVGRKTLMLASALVMSIASALLATGIVYGYKIISAICMILMVAGFSFGLGPIPFVILPELVASRAVSTTTSLGLTLNWTANFVVGSAFLPIKNWLAGYDADHTGGAVFWIFALTNLATAITVAKMYRYQPE; the protein is encoded by the coding sequence ATGCCCACCTCGTCTCCACCCAGCCGCGGCGATGCTAAATCATCCGTCACAACGCGATTCCGTTTCGTCCTGCTCTGGATCCTCTTTTCCGCAGCTAACTACGGCTATGGCATTTCGGAACTGAATGCGCTCCAACCCATGCTCACCTGCCAAGTCCGCTCTCCCTCTCCCTCTCCCTCTGCGTCTGTGTCTGTgtctgcgtctgcgtctCCTTCCAGTGGGTGCATTTCGCTGACCGAGGCGCAATTCGGCCTCGTCACTTCGCTCTTCACGCTCGGCGGGCTCATCTCGTCGTTCCTCATCTCGCCGCTCTCGAAATCGCTCTCGTGGGGACGAAAGACGTGCATCACtgcatcggcgagcttTGGCATACTGGGCAGCCTCGTGCTCACCTTCTCCTCCAGTCTCACTGGCTTAGGTATAGGTAGATTCGTTCAAGGCATCGGATCGGGGATTGGCGTAGTCATCGTACCAATCTTCATCAACGAGATTTCGCCAACAGCGTTGAAGGGGAGCATTGGAGTGCTGAACCAGTTTTCGATCGTGTTGGGGATCTTTGTGGCTCAAGCGATTGGTGCGAGTTGGTTGGGAAGTgatggatggtggtggcgaAGTGTACCGGGGGTGAGCGGGGCGCTGTCGTTGCTACAGTTGCTGGGCTCGTTGACGGTGGGACTGGAGTCGCCAGGGTGGCTGGAGGGTGAAGGCAAGAAGAGTTGGACGATGCGAGCCAACGATgaggcggacgaggtgAGAAAGGTTTTATGGTCAGCCAAGGAGGTGCAGAGTTGGAAAGAGGGCCGAAGAAGCACCGGTAGCAATGATGACGCTCGATCCGACGAAGAGAGAcaagcgcttcttgctggTAGTGAGGCAGATGCGTCCAGAGCCAACGTGAGCTCTATGGAAGTCAAAGTGGGGCTTTGCACGCTCTTCTCGGATCCGGAGCTTCGACCAGGCACGCTTCTGGTGATGCTAACCCAACTCGGCCAACAGCTTTCCGGCATCAATGCGGTGCTGTACTACAGCGTTGGCATTCTCGGCTCGATCGTTCCCTCACTCGCCGGGTCGATTGGGATCGTGATCACGCTCATCAATATCGTCATGACTTTCCCGCCCATCTGGCTGATTGACGAACGCCGCGTTGGGCGCAAAACCCTGATGCTCGCATCCGCTCTGGTCATGAGCATCGCCTCTGCCCTCTTGGCCACGGGCATCGTCTACGGATACAAAATCATCAGCGCTATATGCATGATCCTGATGGTCGCCGGCTTCTCGTTCGGACTCGGTCCGATTCCTTTCGTCATCTTGCCCGAACTGGTCGCTTCGAGAGCCGTGtcgaccaccacctcgtTGGGTTTGACGTTGAACTGGACCGCCAACTTTGTCGTCGGCTCAGCTTTTCTACCCATCAAAAACTGGCTTGCTGGCTACGACGCCGACCACACCGGAGGTGCTGTATTTTGGATCTTTGCGCTGACTAACCTGGCCACAGCTATCACTGTGGCTAAGATGTATCGCTACCAGCCTGAGTGA
- a CDS encoding uncharacterized protein (related to lipase family) → MGQTNDLISICPHHRLFSKKAGIPLPANDPFYFTRPDDFSALGNGAILRSRSIEVVYFPGFEDPPLQAWQVAYKTKAQDGMTPQVTVLTILRPSTATPDKDGKYRIMIYGAKCDSAGTNFRTSYALRAGNDYTLGAASEQIFIAPCLDRGWITVIPDYESETCAFGAGFQSGYAFLDSIRASLNFEPMGVTKDENGTFKAKITMWGYSGGALAVGWAAQLQPTYAADLTQYLVGASMGGLPSDLKAIAKHTNKGIAAGLIVGVMQGLANAYPELQEWLNQHANKTGAAALEMALTKSFKVIMSSTINKDVLGTYFNTTDLLEERIPAHVISENQMGINELVPTVPCQIYQSLHDEVVPFKTTDDLVVAWSAKGACIDYTRDQLSAHIILCFTGCPAAIEWMQDRFDAKPTKARKGTPSVETVVTSLDTSEASRTLGKQRQNDMQSLLENQYKKPGRNWWT, encoded by the exons ATGGGCCAGACTAATGAC CTGATCTCAATCTGTCCGCACCACAGACTCTTCTCCAAGAAAGCAGGCATCCCACTCCCAGCCAATGACCCGTTCTACTTTACCCGACCAGACGACTTTTCGGCCCTCGGCAATGGTGCCATCCTCCGTTCGCGTTCCATCGAGGTCGTCTACTTTCCCGGCTTCGAAGACCCACCCCTCCAGGCATGGCAGGTGGCGTACAAAACGAAAGCGCAAGATGGCATGACACCTCAGGTCACGGTCCTTACCATTCTCCGCCCTTCGACAGCAACACCGGACAAAGACGGCAAATACCGTATCATGATCTATGGCGCTAAATGCGATTCTGCGGGAACCAACTTTCGTACCAGCTACGCGCTGAGAGCGGGTAACGATTATACACTCGGCGCTGCTTCCGAGCAGATCTTTATCGCGCCATGTTTGGATCGAGGTTGGATCACAGTAATACCGGATTATGAGAGCGAGACGTGTGCCTTTGGTGCAGGATTCCAGAGCGGCTATGCCTTTTTGGACTCGATTCGTGCCAGTCTCAATTTTGAACCTATGGGGGTGACTAAGGATGAGAATGGCACGTTCAAAGCAAAGATCACCATGTGGGGTTACTCGGGCGGTGCACTGGCGGTTGGATGGGCAGCACAGTTGCAACCGACCTACGCTGCTGATTTGACACAGTACTTGGTCGGAGCGAGTATGGGTGGCTTACCGAGCGACCTGAAGGCGATCGCTAAGCATACCAACAAGGGTATCGCAGCAGGACTCATTGTCGGAGTCATGCAGGGGCTCGCGAACGCTTACCCCGAACTGCAAGAATGGCTCAACCAGCACGCCAACAAAACGggtgcagctgcgctcgaAATGGCGCTCACGAAAAGCTTCAAAGTGATCATGTCTAGCACTATCAACAAAGATGTGCTCGGAACCTATTTCAATACGACCGATCTTCTCGAGGAGCGCATTCCTGCGCACGTGATCAGTGAGAACCAAATGGGCATCAACGAACTCGTACCCACGGTTCCTTGTCAAATCTACCAGTCGCTGCATGATGAAGTGGTACCGTTCAAGACGACCGATGATCTTGTCGTGGCTTGGAGCGCCAAAGGTGCATGCATCGATTATACGAGGGATCAATTGTCGGCACACATCATCTTGTGCTTTACCGGCTGTCCCGCAGCGATCGAATGGATGCAGGATCGATTTGATGCAAAACCGACAAAGGCTCGAAAGGGCACGCCGAGCGTAGAGACGGTCGTGACGAGCTTGGATACGAGTGAAGCCAGCAGGACGCTGGGTAAGCAGCGGCAGAATGATATGCAGAGCCTGTTGGAGAATCAGTACAAGAAGCCAGGTCGCAACTGGTGGACTTGA
- a CDS encoding putative sugar transporter, with the protein MGLAGMKEGRPETDMVPTFLGLRGIRLNWAIGFAASAGFLLFGYDQGVLGSLYTLPSWLAQFPEINTGPDSSPTSNASVLQGLVTGVYELGCFVGAISMLYFGNLLGRRVNIWIGSIIMAVGAIGCTASYSLAQLFVFRVILGIGNGMHTATIPVWQSECSPPHKRGMLIMVEGAMITGGIAMAYWIDFGCFFLEPSSASWRVPLALQLVLILPTFVTAFLPESPRWLMLRGREEEARCVVAALDNVPVDDPMVGKKLREIAASLEAAKTTRIRDIFTNGPERNLHRTILGFVSQMFQQISGINLITYYIGKTLQENLGFSDINSRILAAANGTEYFIASWAAVFFIEKMGRRPLMLGGAAGQCVCMIVLAILDVPRIKNSGNGPPVASVVFYFLFNTSFAWGWLGMTWLYPAEITPLAIRAQANGISTSANWLFNFMVVMVTPVMFNNIGYQTYVVFAVLNFVILVVTFFIFPETAGRSLEEMSAIFAVSSKINPYDVVRKEKITPRRYDKQGHLINDDVDIVEDYDKGDLEKNLGDGKRGGDTNVVTEDATATPTSDGNSSREHSPRS; encoded by the coding sequence ATGGGTCTTGCGGGTATGAAAGAGGGAAGGCCAGAGACCGACATGGTCCCGACCTTCCTCGGTCTTCGCGGTATCAGGCTCAACTGGGCTATCGGTtttgctgcttcggctggTTTCCTCTTATTCGGTTACGATCAGGGTGTGCTCGGCTCGCTCTACACGCTTCCATCGTGGCTGGCTCAGTTCCCCGAAATCAACACCGGACCCGATTCCAGTCCAACTTCAAACGCTTCCGTGCTTCAGGGTCTAGTGACGGGTGTCTACGAGCTGGGATGCTTCGTTGGAGCCATTTCCATGCTCTACTTTGGTAACTTGCTCGGTCGTCGTGTCAACATTTGGATCGGCTCCATCATCATGGCCGTTGGTGCCATCGgctgcaccgcctcgtACAGTCTAGCTCAGCTTTTTGTCTTCCGTGTCATTCTCGGCATCGGAAACGGCATGCACACGGCCACCATCCCCGTCTGGCAGAGCGAATGCTCACCGCCTCACAAACGAGGCATGCTCATCATGGTCGAAGGTGCCATGATCACGGGCGGTATCGCCATGGCCTACTggatcgactttggctgctTCTTCCTTGAGCCCAGCTCGGCCTCTTGGCGTGTGCCGCTTGCACTCCAGCTGGTGCTCATCTTGCCCACTTTTGTCACCGCTTTCCTGCCCGAGTCGCCCCGTTGGCTCATGCTCAGGGGCCGTGAAGAAGAGGCCCGCTGCGTCGTTGCCGCCCTCGACAACGTACCTGTCGACGACCCCATGGTTGGCAAGAAGCTCCGTGAAATTGCTGCCTCACTcgaggctgccaagacCACCCGTATTCGCGACATCTTTACCAACGGTCCCGAGCGCAACCTGCACCGAACCATCCTCGGTTTCGTCTCACAGATGTTCCAGCAGATTTCTGGTATCAACCTCATCACGTACTACATCGGCAAGACGCTCCAGGAGAACCTCGGTTTCTCGGACATCAACTCGCGTATCCTCGCTGCCGCCAACGGTACCGAGTACTTTATTGCTTCCTGGGCTGCTGTCTTCTTCATCGAGAAGATGGGTCGTCGTCCGCTTATGCTCGGCGGTGCCGCCGGCCAGTGCGTCTGCATGATTGTGCTTGCTATCCTCGATGTCCCTAGAATCAAGAACTCGGGCAACGGTCCGCCCGTTGCATCGGTCGTCTTCTACTTCCTCTTTAACACGTCATTCGCCTGGGGTTGGCTCGGCATGACCTGGCTGTACCCGGCTGAGATCACCCCGCTCGCCATCCGAGCCCAGGCTAACGGCATTTCGACGAGCGCCAACTGGCTTTTCAACTTTATGGTCGTCATGGTGACGCCGGTCATGTTCAATAACATCGGTTATCAGACGTACGTCGTTTTCGCTGtgctcaactttgtcaTCTTGGTTGTCACTTTCTTCATCTTTCCCGAGACTGCAGGTCGATCGCTCGAGGAAATGTCGGCTATCTTTGCCGTatcgagcaagatcaaCCCGTACGATGTTGTTCGAAAAGAAAAGATCACGCCGCGACGATACGACAAACAGGGCCATCTCAtcaacgacgacgtcgacattgtcgaagACTACGACAAGGGCGATCTCGAAAAGAACCTTGGCGACGGCAAGCGGGGTGGCGACACCAACGTTGTCACCGAGGATGCCACTGCGACGCCAACTTCGGATGGCAACAGCTCGAGAGAGCACTCGCCTCGTTCTTGA